In Dermatophilus congolensis, a genomic segment contains:
- a CDS encoding helix-turn-helix transcriptional regulator produces the protein MSTGILAWENRIFDLRKLKGVSQTALAGALQASHQAVISLEKNKCDPSYSLAFRISRYFGKSIE, from the coding sequence ATGTCGACGGGAATCCTGGCGTGGGAAAACAGGATCTTCGACCTGCGGAAGCTAAAAGGGGTATCGCAGACCGCTTTAGCAGGGGCTCTACAGGCGTCTCATCAGGCTGTAATCTCGCTTGAGAAGAATAAGTGCGACCCTTCATATTCTTTAGCTTTTAGGATTTCAAGATACTTCGGAAAAAGTATCGAATAA
- a CDS encoding histone-like nucleoid-structuring protein Lsr2, translating into MAKKVEVVLLDDMDGKQAEEVVKFELDRVQYEIDLSAANAERLRQTLADWVAKARRVSSDRAAKGKAAGMARSSELLKDIRQWARAHGHEINERGRIPAHLERAYREAHNLTGGK; encoded by the coding sequence ATGGCGAAAAAGGTTGAGGTCGTCCTGCTCGATGACATGGACGGCAAGCAGGCTGAAGAGGTCGTGAAATTCGAACTCGACAGGGTGCAATACGAGATAGACCTGTCCGCTGCGAACGCTGAACGCCTGCGGCAGACCTTGGCAGATTGGGTAGCGAAAGCCCGTCGGGTCAGTAGCGACCGCGCAGCGAAGGGCAAGGCTGCAGGCATGGCACGCTCCTCTGAGTTGTTGAAAGACATTCGCCAGTGGGCGCGTGCCCATGGGCATGAGATCAACGAACGCGGCCGCATACCGGCACACCTTGAACGGGCATACCGTGAAGCTCACAACCTCACTGGGGGAAAGTAA
- a CDS encoding polysaccharide pyruvyl transferase family protein yields MSPERFLPRPRPTHKHTSRPAQTLWESLHQHSGLSTLTSGRLGYTGRARTTARILQRSARALTHSAVLRSPTLIAAFWWEEVKNFGDLITPLLLRDLGIIPILTPAARAALIGVGSLIQHIDDNYSGTIWGAGLIANTPRTIPAATTLALRGELTREQCGSPHVEALGDPGLLLAEYISRQPKRWDVGLVPHYVHVGDSDLTRLLQSASQTVTVVNVQSDPLRVARHIAACRTIITTSLHGLIVADSLGIPALWLRLPRALSGGDFKFRDHESVVRPSRPRGMDIRDVESMAHAVSVARRANAQRVEHAIGAIKRSGRMILDVTRHETTSLPRAIMRSVMS; encoded by the coding sequence ATGTCCCCCGAGCGTTTTCTCCCCAGACCTCGCCCAACCCACAAACACACTTCTCGCCCCGCTCAAACACTGTGGGAATCGCTGCATCAGCACTCCGGCCTGAGCACCCTCACCTCAGGGCGTTTGGGCTACACCGGCCGAGCCCGAACCACAGCACGCATCCTGCAGCGCAGTGCACGCGCACTCACCCACTCCGCAGTTCTGCGCTCACCTACCCTCATCGCGGCATTTTGGTGGGAAGAAGTAAAAAACTTCGGAGACCTCATCACTCCCCTACTACTGCGTGACCTGGGCATCATCCCCATCCTCACGCCCGCTGCCCGCGCAGCATTGATCGGTGTCGGCTCTCTTATCCAACACATCGATGACAACTATTCCGGCACCATCTGGGGGGCTGGCCTCATCGCAAACACCCCCCGCACTATCCCCGCAGCCACTACTTTGGCTTTGCGTGGCGAACTCACCCGCGAGCAGTGCGGCTCCCCGCATGTCGAAGCCCTCGGGGATCCTGGCCTCCTCTTGGCCGAATACATTTCTCGACAACCAAAACGGTGGGATGTTGGCCTGGTCCCCCACTATGTTCACGTCGGGGACAGTGACCTAACCCGCCTGCTCCAGTCAGCTTCGCAGACGGTCACTGTTGTAAATGTTCAGTCAGATCCCCTGCGCGTTGCCCGCCACATCGCTGCATGCAGAACCATCATCACTACGTCGCTGCATGGGCTGATTGTGGCCGACTCCTTAGGCATCCCAGCTCTATGGCTGCGTCTGCCGCGCGCGTTGAGCGGGGGTGACTTCAAATTCCGTGACCACGAGAGCGTGGTTCGCCCTTCTCGGCCACGAGGCATGGATATTCGTGATGTGGAATCGATGGCTCATGCCGTCTCAGTGGCACGCAGAGCAAACGCGCAACGTGTCGAACACGCGATCGGCGCTATTAAACGCTCAGGCCGGATGATCTTGGATGTAACTCGTCACGAAACTACGAGTCTTCCCCGTGCGATTATGCGTTCCGTGATGAGCTAG
- a CDS encoding glycosyltransferase family 2 protein translates to MAKYERVVIGIPTFRRPDLLLRLLGSLRAEVTGTGVAILVADNDCDEKIAQLLADTDLPVTYVPVAERGISQVRNAILAAANQVRPDWTHVVMLDDDGYVLPGWLTPLMDTVNKLDADVTAGPVLGKLPDGASPLARGSVYAGRTRQPTGFVDRLNGAQNIVVSRRAIDLLGESPFATELGRVGGEDADFFARLQERGGTFAWCDEAEVVEPAGPERLTAAAIFGRAFLSNQVTGNRAARQHGKGAALRSVLTDARWLPVNIAAAAWRRDSVRASRAAIDAVGLAGRVYGTFRAPGRRRQHGMHPS, encoded by the coding sequence GTGGCCAAATATGAGCGGGTGGTCATTGGTATTCCGACATTTCGGCGCCCAGATTTATTGCTTCGACTTTTGGGAAGCCTGCGAGCAGAAGTAACAGGAACCGGGGTTGCGATTCTCGTCGCAGACAACGACTGCGACGAGAAAATCGCGCAGCTCCTCGCCGATACAGATCTACCTGTGACCTACGTGCCGGTGGCTGAGCGAGGCATATCCCAAGTGCGTAACGCGATTCTCGCTGCTGCCAACCAGGTACGCCCAGACTGGACCCATGTAGTGATGTTGGATGATGACGGGTACGTGCTGCCCGGATGGCTCACCCCACTCATGGATACGGTGAACAAGCTCGATGCTGACGTCACTGCAGGTCCGGTACTTGGGAAACTACCTGACGGTGCTTCACCGCTAGCAAGGGGAAGCGTGTACGCAGGACGCACTCGGCAACCAACGGGCTTCGTTGATCGACTGAACGGAGCGCAGAACATTGTGGTCTCACGCCGGGCGATCGACCTGCTCGGTGAATCGCCTTTCGCTACAGAGCTGGGGCGTGTAGGCGGCGAAGATGCAGACTTTTTCGCTCGATTGCAGGAACGCGGCGGCACATTTGCCTGGTGTGATGAAGCCGAAGTGGTTGAACCTGCAGGGCCCGAGCGGCTCACAGCTGCAGCCATTTTTGGTCGGGCTTTTCTGAGCAATCAGGTCACCGGCAATCGCGCCGCGCGTCAGCACGGCAAAGGCGCGGCGCTACGTTCAGTGCTTACTGACGCTCGCTGGTTACCGGTGAATATCGCTGCCGCGGCGTGGCGCCGCGACTCAGTGCGGGCATCGCGTGCCGCGATCGATGCGGTAGGGCTTGCCGGCCGGGTTTACGGAACTTTTCGCGCACCCGGCCGGCGGCGTCAGCACGGCATGCACCCCTCGTAA
- a CDS encoding ABC transporter ATP-binding protein translates to MDFSACPGSLTVIRGKNGAGKTTLLAAIGGLVPVEGQVLFDGEPLHARARQCFGLFDDSPLMTNLTGLENLVYLSGRFLSMREVGHLVEDFFDPLLLGRRVSSYSLGQKKRLSLAAVFLSDARVVLLDEPTNGLDDLGIEAFVKIMKAKKDAGCVLLASGHDRRAFSQVQDRVFELDKGRLVQCL, encoded by the coding sequence GTGGATTTTTCTGCCTGTCCGGGAAGTTTGACGGTTATTCGGGGGAAGAACGGCGCTGGGAAAACAACGTTATTGGCTGCGATTGGCGGGCTTGTGCCGGTGGAGGGGCAGGTGTTGTTTGATGGTGAACCGCTGCATGCGCGGGCGCGGCAGTGTTTTGGGCTGTTTGATGATTCGCCGTTGATGACAAACCTTACTGGTTTGGAGAATCTTGTGTATTTGTCTGGCAGGTTTCTCTCGATGAGAGAGGTCGGGCATCTTGTTGAAGATTTTTTCGACCCTTTGCTGCTTGGTCGTCGGGTGAGTAGCTATTCATTGGGGCAGAAGAAGCGGCTCAGTCTTGCTGCGGTTTTTCTTTCCGATGCTCGAGTTGTTCTGTTAGATGAGCCCACTAATGGTCTTGACGATCTTGGGATTGAAGCTTTCGTGAAAATCATGAAGGCAAAGAAAGATGCGGGGTGTGTGCTCCTGGCCTCGGGGCATGATCGAAGAGCGTTCTCTCAGGTCCAAGATCGTGTGTTTGAGCTCGACAAAGGAAGGCTCGTTCAATGCCTGTGA
- a CDS encoding sucrase ferredoxin — protein sequence MAEPPTTPQPPCSIQWDKATDPAWGTTSPALFWIAMEQRGPWGRKAFTQSRLDPTIGQTLEKNAETAGGRALLIRQPSAARETATPYPRHVFLSGGMAQGNPWLLHGIHPDPAVIANLPFEAAAAGDIDTVREHAPWLTPTHTSILLICTNSKRDQCCAKRGRPIVDTASPQFPERIWDCTHTGGHRFAPTAVLLPHGLGLARLSDTHTIPDLLTDTSGTPSDTTFTTATTPHTLTTSYHLRGLSHLPAAEQAADAYIRTHLATNNEAVPILALTTTATITEERTTPVTVTHTDGRTWNLLVRQTDRHDLPASCGGAPITATAHYVEPAT from the coding sequence ATGGCCGAGCCACCCACCACCCCACAACCCCCCTGCTCCATCCAGTGGGACAAAGCCACCGACCCCGCCTGGGGAACCACCTCACCAGCCCTATTCTGGATCGCGATGGAACAACGCGGGCCATGGGGACGCAAAGCATTCACTCAATCCCGGCTCGACCCCACCATCGGTCAAACCCTCGAAAAAAATGCTGAAACAGCTGGCGGACGCGCCCTACTCATCCGGCAACCCAGCGCGGCCCGAGAAACCGCAACCCCCTACCCCCGACACGTCTTCCTCAGTGGCGGTATGGCACAAGGCAACCCATGGCTCCTCCACGGCATCCACCCTGACCCCGCCGTCATCGCAAACCTGCCTTTCGAAGCCGCAGCAGCAGGAGACATCGACACCGTCCGTGAGCACGCCCCCTGGCTTACCCCCACCCACACATCCATCCTCTTGATCTGCACCAACAGCAAACGCGACCAATGCTGTGCAAAACGAGGCCGACCCATCGTCGACACAGCATCACCACAATTCCCCGAACGCATCTGGGACTGCACCCACACCGGCGGGCACCGCTTCGCTCCCACCGCAGTCCTCCTACCCCACGGCCTGGGACTAGCCCGACTCAGCGACACCCACACCATCCCCGACCTCCTCACAGACACCTCAGGAACCCCCAGCGACACCACCTTCACCACCGCCACCACCCCCCACACCCTCACCACCAGCTACCACCTGCGCGGCCTATCCCACCTACCCGCCGCCGAACAAGCTGCCGACGCCTACATTCGCACCCACCTAGCCACCAATAACGAAGCCGTCCCCATCCTCGCCCTGACCACCACCGCCACCATCACCGAAGAACGCACCACCCCCGTCACCGTCACCCACACCGACGGACGCACCTGGAACCTCCTCGTCCGCCAAACAGACCGCCACGACCTGCCCGCCTCCTGCGGCGGCGCCCCCATCACCGCCACCGCCCACTACGTCGAACCCGCCACCTAA
- a CDS encoding DNA gyrase/topoisomerase IV subunit B, which yields MVVAAAGAKNGKSGEPAGYTARHLQVLEGLEAVRKRPGMYIGSTDSRGLMHCLWEIIDNSVDEALGGHGDSIEVVLRPDGCVEVRDYGRGIPVDVEPRTGLSGLEVVFTKLHAGGKFGGGSYTASGGLHGVGASVVNALSERLDVQVDRGGKTYQMSFRRGVPGVFDDADPGNPRPDAPFTAYEEPTPPPVVGKAKRGVTGTRVRYWVDRQIFLSTAQFSYEDLAGRARQTSFLIPGLGIVVRDERGLPGTPGESGPVEERFQHEGGIAEFVEFLATDQPVSDVWRLQGHGTFTERVPVLDESGHMTPTDVQRDCDVDVALRWGDGYETKVRTFVNIIATPKGGTHLAGFEAGVLKCVRKQVEARSRALRPGSDKPEKDDVLAGLTAVVTVRLAEPQFEGQTKEVLGTSAVRGIVSRVVDKQLTALLESTKRPTKQQATGVLEKVVAEMKARISARQHKETQRRKTALESSSMPPKLYDCRTSDVERSELFIVEGDSAMGTAKAARNSEFQALLPIRGKILNVQKASIADMLNNFECASIIQVLGAGSGRTFDVEAARYGKVIIMTDADVDGAHIRTLLLTLFFRYMRPLVEAGRVFAAVPPLHRLEVNAGPGKKNEYVYTYSEAEMLALTKRLRKSGKGWKEPMQRYKGLGEMDAAQLRETTMDPSHRTLRRVQVADVEAASRVFDLLMGSDVAPRKDFIVASAHELNAERIDA from the coding sequence GTGGTAGTGGCCGCAGCTGGTGCGAAGAACGGTAAGTCGGGAGAGCCGGCGGGGTATACGGCGCGGCATTTGCAGGTTCTGGAGGGGCTGGAAGCTGTTCGTAAGCGCCCGGGGATGTACATCGGGTCTACGGACTCGCGGGGGTTGATGCATTGTTTGTGGGAGATCATCGACAACTCGGTGGATGAGGCACTGGGTGGTCATGGTGATTCGATTGAGGTGGTGTTGCGGCCGGATGGGTGTGTAGAGGTTCGTGACTATGGGCGTGGTATTCCGGTGGATGTGGAGCCGCGGACGGGGCTGTCCGGGCTGGAGGTGGTGTTCACCAAGCTGCATGCCGGTGGCAAGTTTGGTGGCGGTTCATACACGGCTTCGGGTGGTTTGCATGGTGTGGGTGCGTCGGTGGTGAATGCGCTCTCGGAGCGGCTGGATGTGCAGGTGGATCGTGGCGGGAAGACGTATCAGATGTCATTCCGTCGGGGAGTGCCAGGGGTGTTTGATGATGCTGATCCGGGTAATCCGCGTCCGGATGCGCCGTTTACTGCCTATGAGGAGCCCACGCCTCCCCCGGTGGTGGGTAAGGCTAAGCGTGGTGTGACTGGTACGCGGGTGCGGTATTGGGTGGATCGACAGATTTTCTTGTCGACGGCGCAGTTCTCGTATGAGGATTTGGCTGGTCGTGCGCGGCAGACAAGTTTTTTGATCCCGGGGTTGGGGATTGTGGTACGCGATGAGCGTGGTTTGCCGGGGACGCCGGGGGAGAGCGGCCCGGTGGAGGAGCGGTTCCAGCATGAGGGTGGGATTGCTGAGTTTGTGGAGTTTTTGGCTACGGATCAGCCGGTGAGTGATGTGTGGCGGTTGCAGGGGCACGGTACGTTTACCGAGCGGGTGCCTGTGTTGGATGAGTCGGGGCATATGACGCCTACGGATGTGCAGCGTGATTGCGATGTGGATGTGGCGCTGCGGTGGGGGGATGGGTATGAGACGAAAGTGCGTACGTTCGTCAACATCATTGCGACCCCCAAGGGGGGGACGCATTTGGCTGGTTTTGAGGCCGGGGTGTTGAAGTGTGTGCGTAAGCAGGTGGAGGCACGTTCTCGTGCGTTGCGTCCTGGCAGTGATAAGCCGGAGAAGGACGATGTGTTGGCGGGGTTGACGGCTGTGGTGACGGTGCGTCTGGCTGAGCCGCAGTTTGAGGGGCAGACGAAGGAAGTGTTGGGCACCAGTGCGGTGCGCGGCATTGTTTCGCGGGTGGTGGATAAGCAGTTGACGGCGTTGCTGGAGTCGACGAAGCGGCCAACGAAGCAGCAGGCTACGGGCGTGTTGGAGAAGGTCGTTGCGGAGATGAAGGCGCGTATTTCGGCGCGTCAGCATAAGGAGACGCAGCGGCGTAAGACGGCGTTGGAGTCTTCGTCGATGCCGCCGAAGTTGTATGACTGCCGTACTTCGGATGTGGAGCGTTCGGAGTTGTTCATTGTTGAGGGTGACTCGGCGATGGGTACGGCTAAGGCTGCGCGTAATAGTGAGTTTCAGGCGTTGTTGCCGATTCGCGGAAAGATTCTGAACGTTCAGAAGGCTTCTATCGCGGATATGTTGAACAACTTTGAGTGCGCGTCGATTATTCAGGTTTTGGGTGCGGGGTCGGGGCGCACGTTTGATGTTGAGGCTGCCCGTTACGGCAAGGTCATCATCATGACCGACGCTGATGTTGATGGTGCGCATATTCGGACGTTGTTGTTGACGTTGTTTTTCCGGTATATGCGTCCGCTGGTGGAGGCGGGGCGGGTGTTCGCGGCGGTTCCGCCGTTGCACCGGCTGGAGGTCAATGCTGGCCCTGGGAAGAAGAACGAGTACGTGTACACGTACTCGGAGGCTGAGATGTTGGCGTTGACCAAGCGGCTACGTAAGTCGGGTAAGGGGTGGAAGGAGCCGATGCAGCGGTATAAGGGGTTGGGGGAGATGGATGCTGCGCAGTTGCGGGAGACGACGATGGATCCCTCGCATCGGACGTTGCGCAGGGTTCAGGTCGCTGATGTGGAGGCCGCGAGTCGGGTGTTTGATTTGTTGATGGGGTCTGATGTTGCCCCGCGTAAGGATTTCATTGTGGCTTCGGCGCATGAGTTGAATGCCGAGCGTATTGATGCCTGA
- a CDS encoding DUF7455 domain-containing protein has protein sequence MTTAVLTPMTSADRCDRCGAQAYVRATLRSGGELLFCAHHAREHADRLTEIDATIHDETERLHTS, from the coding sequence GTGACTACCGCTGTTTTGACACCGATGACCTCGGCCGACCGCTGCGACCGGTGCGGAGCACAAGCATACGTACGAGCAACCCTGCGCAGCGGCGGCGAACTGCTGTTCTGCGCCCACCACGCACGCGAACACGCCGACCGACTCACCGAGATAGACGCCACCATCCACGACGAGACTGAACGTCTCCACACGAGCTAA
- a CDS encoding DUF3040 domain-containing protein, with product MPLSENEQKMLDQMERALYAEDPRFASSMRGGVAGGSSRQRVVVGCVGAVVGLGLVLGGVAGNLIWLGVVGFVAMVGGMAWAFTPATLKRKQAESAPRRGFSGRSAGGRRASSSGSFSQRLEQRWERRRRENGF from the coding sequence ATGCCCCTGTCCGAGAACGAGCAGAAGATGCTCGATCAGATGGAGCGCGCCCTGTATGCGGAGGATCCGCGGTTTGCGTCGTCTATGCGTGGTGGGGTGGCCGGGGGGTCGTCTCGTCAGCGGGTGGTGGTTGGTTGTGTGGGAGCAGTGGTGGGTTTGGGGTTGGTTTTGGGTGGTGTTGCCGGGAACCTGATTTGGCTTGGTGTGGTGGGTTTTGTTGCGATGGTGGGTGGTATGGCCTGGGCTTTCACGCCAGCGACATTGAAGCGTAAGCAGGCAGAGTCTGCGCCGAGGCGAGGTTTTTCTGGGCGTTCTGCTGGGGGGCGTCGTGCTTCGTCATCGGGGTCGTTCTCGCAGCGTTTGGAGCAGCGGTGGGAGCGGCGTCGTCGGGAGAACGGTTTTTGA
- a CDS encoding DNA polymerase IV: MSRRRFPVPARHSHSPVDDTGCVILHVDMDAFYASVTLLDHPHLIGKPVIIGGGTRGVVLSATYEARAFGVASAMPMSRAVRLCPQAVVLPPQHERYRAVSAAVMETFATVTPVIEPLSLDEAFLDVSGAVRRLGSPAVIAEQIRAAIFAEQGITCSVGVASTKFVAKIASGMAKPDGMLVVPAAEMVEFVQQLPVGALWGVGDKTEEHLHRLGLRYVSDIATTSVSTLRHALGATGEHLYAMAWGKDPRVVTPERVEKSIGADQTFEHDIDDVAELQRRLLAMCEKTAARARAAGMVGRTITLRVRFSDFTTVTRSVTVQEHTDVGREIFLQARGLFDNLGVQGMRVRLVGVRLEGLVRRAEVAVQRDLFAPEQGWREAEVAVDAVSARFGQGIVRPASLLKRDLGEDGMRLRE; encoded by the coding sequence GTGAGTAGACGACGTTTTCCGGTCCCGGCGCGGCACAGCCACAGCCCTGTTGATGACACTGGCTGCGTCATTCTGCATGTCGACATGGATGCGTTTTATGCCTCGGTCACGTTGCTGGATCACCCGCACTTGATAGGTAAGCCGGTGATCATCGGGGGTGGGACGCGAGGGGTGGTTTTATCTGCCACGTATGAGGCGCGAGCTTTTGGGGTGGCCTCGGCGATGCCGATGTCACGCGCGGTGCGGCTGTGTCCGCAGGCAGTGGTATTGCCGCCTCAGCATGAGCGGTATCGGGCGGTTTCGGCTGCGGTGATGGAAACGTTCGCGACGGTGACGCCTGTGATTGAGCCGTTGTCGTTGGATGAGGCGTTTTTGGATGTGTCGGGTGCGGTGCGCAGGTTGGGTTCACCGGCGGTCATCGCCGAGCAGATCCGGGCAGCGATTTTTGCTGAGCAGGGCATCACATGCTCGGTAGGGGTGGCGTCGACAAAGTTTGTGGCGAAGATTGCCTCGGGAATGGCTAAGCCGGACGGCATGTTGGTGGTTCCGGCGGCGGAGATGGTCGAGTTTGTACAGCAGTTGCCGGTGGGGGCGTTGTGGGGTGTAGGGGATAAAACTGAGGAGCATTTGCATCGGTTGGGGTTGCGGTACGTCTCGGATATCGCCACTACATCGGTATCGACGCTGCGGCACGCATTGGGTGCTACCGGTGAGCATTTGTATGCGATGGCTTGGGGTAAAGATCCGCGTGTGGTGACCCCTGAACGGGTGGAGAAGAGTATCGGGGCGGATCAAACTTTTGAGCACGATATTGATGATGTGGCTGAGTTGCAGCGGCGGTTGTTGGCGATGTGTGAAAAGACCGCTGCTCGCGCTAGGGCGGCAGGGATGGTGGGGCGAACGATTACGTTGCGGGTGCGTTTTTCAGATTTCACGACGGTGACTAGGTCGGTGACTGTGCAGGAGCACACTGATGTGGGTCGGGAAATTTTTCTTCAGGCGCGAGGTTTGTTCGACAACCTTGGTGTGCAGGGAATGCGGGTGCGGTTGGTGGGGGTGCGGTTGGAAGGTCTGGTGCGTCGTGCTGAGGTTGCGGTGCAGCGGGATCTGTTCGCGCCAGAGCAAGGGTGGCGTGAGGCAGAGGTGGCAGTAGATGCGGTGAGTGCACGATTTGGTCAGGGGATTGTTCGGCCGGCGAGTTTGTTGAAACGTGACCTTGGCGAGGATGGGATGAGGCTGCGTGAGTGA
- a CDS encoding class I SAM-dependent methyltransferase, protein MAEEASELTPLGESPARSSAVWEAVTASLRSRAQAVGRPLRILDFGGGAGGLAVPLARRGYEITVVDPSPNALASLTQRAQEVGGLENITAVQGDVDSLSQIVPAAGVDAVLCHGVLEHVEAPADAVAELARVLTHGGVLSLTVAQRVGAVMSRALSGRFEQARQVLLSEDGRWGEKDPLRRRFDAAEIAELLAGSGLEIVDAEGVRVFEGLVPAALVSSDAERESLRALERAVAGHPASAHLAHIGASLHVLASKAAIDSGQ, encoded by the coding sequence ATGGCCGAAGAAGCGAGTGAACTCACCCCCCTCGGCGAAAGCCCTGCTCGCTCTAGCGCAGTCTGGGAGGCTGTCACTGCATCCTTGCGCTCACGAGCCCAGGCCGTAGGGCGGCCACTACGGATCCTTGATTTTGGTGGAGGAGCCGGTGGGTTAGCTGTGCCGCTAGCGCGGCGAGGGTATGAGATCACTGTTGTTGACCCCAGCCCCAACGCTTTGGCGTCCCTGACTCAACGCGCACAGGAAGTTGGTGGATTAGAGAACATCACCGCTGTTCAAGGCGACGTGGATTCCTTGAGCCAAATTGTGCCCGCAGCGGGAGTGGATGCGGTGTTGTGCCACGGTGTCCTAGAGCACGTGGAGGCCCCTGCCGATGCTGTTGCCGAGCTTGCGCGTGTGCTCACCCATGGCGGGGTACTCAGTCTGACAGTGGCACAGCGAGTGGGCGCAGTGATGTCGCGGGCGCTGAGTGGTCGTTTCGAGCAAGCTCGGCAGGTGTTGCTCAGTGAAGATGGGCGTTGGGGTGAAAAGGATCCGTTGCGTCGTCGTTTCGATGCTGCAGAGATTGCTGAACTGCTCGCAGGTAGCGGTTTGGAAATCGTGGATGCAGAGGGCGTGCGCGTGTTTGAGGGGCTTGTGCCAGCCGCTTTGGTTTCCAGTGATGCTGAGCGTGAGTCACTACGGGCGCTGGAGCGTGCCGTGGCGGGGCATCCGGCATCGGCGCATTTGGCGCACATTGGGGCGTCTTTGCACGTGTTGGCGAGCAAAGCTGCGATTGATTCGGGGCAGTGA
- a CDS encoding SAV_6107 family HEPN domain-containing protein: MAPRTATRKRSTASNTAALDLLAKAHSICTRTLNAQTAPERYVDAHLAALRAAGAIVAAKLGTPAPRGAWAAVAELAPELSDWSIYFARATTRRQRIENGLWEPSDDEAASFVEAAKTFVDLTAAVLGVPLTPASPISQYH, encoded by the coding sequence ATGGCTCCACGAACCGCCACCAGAAAACGCAGCACAGCCAGCAACACCGCCGCCCTGGATCTACTGGCCAAAGCCCACAGCATCTGCACTCGAACGCTCAATGCACAAACAGCACCCGAACGCTACGTCGACGCCCATCTGGCGGCATTGCGCGCCGCGGGAGCAATTGTGGCCGCCAAGCTGGGCACTCCCGCGCCCAGAGGAGCCTGGGCCGCTGTTGCTGAGCTTGCTCCCGAACTCAGTGACTGGTCTATCTATTTCGCCCGCGCAACCACACGCAGACAACGCATCGAAAACGGCCTGTGGGAACCCAGCGACGATGAAGCAGCCTCGTTTGTTGAGGCAGCAAAAACATTCGTCGACCTCACAGCAGCTGTCCTCGGAGTGCCTTTAACTCCTGCTAGTCCCATCAGCCAATACCACTAG
- a CDS encoding polyprenyl synthetase family protein gives MNSSLPLADFRHEVQQAIDSALSEQRALVTPVGPETDQLLDAIAQLLSGGKRFRALFCYQAYKAAGGTHDHAAVRVGAALEFFQGAALIHDDVMDDSAVRRGAPAAHVAFAQAHREAGWERSPERFGLSGAVLAGDLCLVASEQLFLDSGLPLEELNRARIEFNTMRSQLMAGQWLEFVISNRGWKNISTAERIEQARKVVQFKSAKYSIEQPALIGADAAGINPTDRELLSRYGLAVGEAFQLRDDVLGVFGNPETTGKPAGDDLREGKRTVLLALALDAASPEETHFLASLIGEENLTSEQVERAREIFITTGAMERHETMIRAGAQTAHEALAATTELTVEGKAELAELIHVATERNT, from the coding sequence TTGAACTCTTCCCTTCCCCTGGCCGATTTCCGCCACGAAGTACAACAGGCAATCGACTCCGCCTTGTCGGAGCAGCGAGCCCTCGTGACACCTGTCGGCCCGGAAACCGATCAACTCCTCGACGCCATCGCGCAGCTACTGTCAGGCGGAAAACGCTTTCGTGCTCTCTTCTGCTACCAGGCATATAAAGCAGCAGGAGGCACACATGACCACGCAGCTGTACGCGTCGGAGCAGCTCTGGAGTTTTTCCAAGGCGCAGCACTCATCCATGACGACGTCATGGATGACAGTGCCGTACGCCGCGGAGCCCCTGCAGCCCATGTCGCTTTCGCCCAAGCCCACCGCGAAGCCGGCTGGGAGCGCTCCCCTGAGCGGTTCGGGCTCTCCGGCGCAGTACTAGCAGGTGATCTATGCCTAGTCGCCAGCGAACAACTTTTCCTCGACAGCGGACTACCCCTTGAGGAACTCAACCGAGCCCGTATCGAATTCAACACCATGCGTAGCCAACTCATGGCAGGACAATGGCTCGAATTCGTCATCTCAAACCGTGGCTGGAAAAACATCAGCACAGCCGAACGCATCGAACAAGCCCGCAAAGTCGTTCAGTTCAAAAGCGCGAAATACTCCATCGAACAACCCGCCCTCATCGGTGCTGACGCCGCAGGCATCAACCCCACTGACCGAGAACTCCTATCCCGCTATGGCCTAGCCGTCGGTGAAGCATTCCAACTACGTGACGACGTCCTCGGCGTTTTCGGGAATCCTGAAACGACCGGAAAACCAGCCGGAGACGACCTACGCGAAGGAAAACGGACCGTACTACTAGCCCTCGCGCTCGATGCAGCCTCTCCAGAAGAAACACACTTTCTCGCCTCGCTTATTGGTGAAGAAAACCTCACCAGCGAGCAAGTAGAACGAGCCCGTGAAATCTTCATCACCACCGGCGCGATGGAACGCCACGAAACCATGATTCGTGCCGGGGCCCAAACCGCCCACGAGGCGCTCGCTGCAACTACAGAACTCACCGTCGAAGGCAAAGCAGAACTAGCCGAACTCATCCACGTCGCCACTGAGCGCAACACCTGA